The following are encoded in a window of Candidatus Palauibacter soopunensis genomic DNA:
- the istB gene encoding IS21-like element helper ATPase IstB, with protein LEALDGVLSGVDGGGTTAAEAIERLLAAQIELRNGRRLEAAMRSSRLPYVKTLAAFDFAFQPSIKREQIDALHELGFLERQENVVFLGPPGVGKTHLAISLAITAAESGRKIYFGTLTDLVTSLEEAKAAGRLDRRLKILTHPALLVVDEIGYLPVTQSGAVLFFQLVNRRYGNGSTVLTSNKGFEEWGRILGDEVMAAALLDRLLHRCHIVNIRGNSYRMRRHAELSKAIHPLASRIDAESPASGEGAS; from the coding sequence CGCTGGAGGCGCTGGACGGCGTGCTCTCCGGGGTGGACGGGGGAGGCACGACCGCGGCCGAGGCGATCGAGCGGCTCCTGGCCGCCCAGATCGAACTCCGCAACGGACGCCGCCTGGAGGCCGCTATGCGCTCCAGCCGCCTGCCGTACGTGAAGACCCTGGCCGCCTTCGACTTCGCCTTCCAGCCCTCGATCAAGCGCGAGCAGATCGACGCGCTCCACGAACTCGGCTTCCTGGAGCGGCAGGAGAACGTGGTGTTCCTCGGACCGCCCGGCGTGGGCAAGACGCACTTGGCGATCAGCCTGGCGATCACGGCCGCCGAGAGCGGACGCAAGATCTACTTCGGCACCCTGACCGACCTCGTCACCTCGCTGGAGGAGGCCAAGGCCGCCGGCAGGCTCGACCGCCGCCTGAAGATCCTCACCCACCCGGCGCTGCTCGTCGTCGACGAGATCGGCTACCTGCCGGTGACCCAGAGCGGGGCGGTCCTGTTCTTCCAACTCGTCAACCGGCGCTACGGCAACGGCTCGACCGTGCTCACGTCCAACAAGGGCTTCGAGGAGTGGGGCCGCATCCTCGGCGACGAGGTCATGGCCGCCGCGCTGCTCGACCGGCTGCTCCACCGCTGCCACATCGTGAACATCCGGGGCAACAGCTACCGCATGCGCCGCCACGCCGAACTCTCGAAGGCGATCCATCCGCTTGCCAGCCGAATAGACGCCGAATCACCGGCGTCCGGAGAGGGTGCGTCATGA
- a CDS encoding integrase arm-type DNA-binding domain-containing protein — protein MTAKTPKSANGLTGLFVRNVVHSGRTGADKYGDQHGLILRVLPSGSKQWIWRGTVGGKRVDLGLGGYPYVTLAEARQKAFEHRRTARAGEDPRLARRASPKFEEAAETVIAIHRQSWRPGGKSEGQWRASLRDYAMPRLGAKGVDEITTADVMDVLLPIWSSKPETARRVRQRIGAIMKWAVAQGYRESNPAGDAIGSALPRHGTGRRHFRALPHGEVGAALEAIRASRAWPATKLAFEFLVLTAARSGEVRHAMWKEMDLGAETWTVPGDRMKSGRTHRVPLTSRAIDVLGEARRRSGGDGLVFPSPTNRVLSASTLSKLLRENGVAAVPHGFRTSFRVWCGDTGVAREVAEAALAHVVRDKVEAAYARGTLFARRREVMERWARYLSEPVCTDAEFNGA, from the coding sequence ATGACCGCGAAAACACCGAAATCAGCCAACGGCCTCACCGGCCTGTTCGTCCGAAACGTAGTCCACAGCGGCCGAACCGGCGCCGACAAGTACGGGGACCAGCACGGCCTGATCCTACGGGTGCTCCCCTCGGGGAGCAAGCAGTGGATTTGGCGCGGCACCGTCGGCGGAAAGCGGGTGGATCTGGGCTTGGGCGGATACCCCTACGTCACGCTCGCCGAAGCCCGCCAGAAGGCCTTCGAGCACCGCAGGACCGCCCGCGCCGGCGAAGATCCGAGGTTGGCCCGGCGCGCCTCGCCGAAGTTCGAGGAAGCGGCCGAGACGGTGATCGCCATCCACCGCCAGTCCTGGCGTCCCGGCGGGAAGAGCGAGGGCCAGTGGAGGGCGAGTCTTCGCGACTACGCGATGCCGAGGTTGGGCGCGAAGGGAGTGGACGAGATCACGACGGCGGACGTGATGGATGTCCTGCTGCCGATCTGGTCGAGCAAGCCGGAGACGGCCCGGAGGGTGCGGCAGCGGATCGGGGCGATCATGAAGTGGGCGGTGGCCCAGGGCTACCGCGAGAGCAACCCGGCCGGCGACGCCATCGGTTCGGCGCTCCCTCGGCACGGGACGGGGCGGCGGCATTTCCGGGCACTTCCCCACGGGGAGGTGGGTGCGGCGCTGGAGGCGATCCGCGCTTCGCGGGCGTGGCCGGCGACCAAGCTCGCCTTCGAGTTTCTGGTCCTGACGGCGGCGCGGTCGGGCGAGGTGCGCCACGCCATGTGGAAGGAAATGGACCTCGGGGCGGAGACGTGGACGGTCCCGGGCGACCGCATGAAGTCCGGGCGCACGCACAGGGTGCCGTTGACTTCGAGGGCCATCGACGTCCTCGGTGAAGCCCGCCGTCGTTCTGGCGGGGATGGACTCGTCTTCCCCTCGCCGACCAACCGGGTCCTCTCGGCAAGCACGCTCTCGAAGCTGCTGAGGGAGAACGGAGTTGCCGCGGTGCCCCATGGGTTCCGCACGTCGTTCAGGGTCTGGTGCGGCGACACGGGCGTGGCCAGGGAGGTGGCCGAGGCGGCCTTGGCCCATGTCGTACGTGACAAGGTGGAAGCGGCCTACGCCAGAGGCACGCTCTTCGCGCGGCGACGGGAGGTGATGGAGCGCTGGGCTCGCTATCTTTCCGAACCCGTTTGCACGGATGCCGAGTTCAACGGAGCCTGA